A window from Vigna angularis cultivar LongXiaoDou No.4 chromosome 7, ASM1680809v1, whole genome shotgun sequence encodes these proteins:
- the LOC108337609 gene encoding BRI1 kinase inhibitor 1: METHQHQKNTENDVPKQQIEAAAAQLSSWQQQDREDEASSSPQSSTPSSPSQEFSFTISLHHPTFPQDNNNSKAQPSSIALDLSPADDIFFHGHLLPLHLLSHLPSSPRSSTNSMDSFTLPIRDLLEHENHSIIKDTTTNSTTSSDSNSSRSTIPDQHDNMEKKKVQGKSKFTFSLFGLVKGHKGCRDSKEDKAKYKKKVRFDVIHAMKKYLRMVQPKMLFKGQREKIRPSCGQSYSYSGNVTPTNYKQSWREQYSAPASMRTSPTNSGLLIATTPLPSSARDSTMEELQAAIQAAIAHCKNSIATEEKLKC, encoded by the coding sequence ATGGAAACTCATCAGCACCAAAAGAACACAGAAAACGATGTGCCAAAGCAACAAATTGAAGCAGCAGCAGCACAATTATCATCATGGCAACAACAAGATAGAGAAGACGAAGCTTCGTCATCACCACAGTCTTCAACACCCTCTTCCCCTTCTCAAGAGTTCTCCTTCACAatctccctccaccaccccacaTTCCCTCAAGATAATAATAACTCCAAAGCTCAACCATCTTCCATTGCTCTTGATTTATCTCCTGCTGATGACATTTTCTTCCATGGTCACTTGCTCCCTCTGCACCTCCTTTCACACCTCCCTTCTTCACCTCGCTCTTCAACCAATTCCATGGACAGCTTCACCCTCCCCATCAGAGACTTATTAGAGCATGAAAACCACTCCATCATTAAGGATACTACCACCAACAGCACCACCTCCTCAGACAGCAACAGCAGCAGAAGCACCATACCAGACCAACACGACaacatggaaaaaaaaaaggtacaaGGTAAGTCCAAGtttacattttcattatttGGATTGGTCAAGGGGCACAAAGGGTGCCGAGATAGCAAGGAAGATAAAGCGAAGTACAAGAAGAAGgtaaggtttgatgtgatccatGCAATGAAAAAGTACTTGAGAATGGTTCAGCCTAAGATGCTTTTCAAAGGGCAAAGAGAGAAGATTAGACCCAGTTGTGGACAGAGTTATTCTTATTCAGGAAATGTAACTCCAACAAATTATAAGCAGAGTTGGAGAGAACAGTATTCAGCACCGGCATCAATGAGGACTTCTCCAACAAATAGTGGTCTCTTGATTGCAACCACACCTCTCCCTTCTTCTGCTAGAGACAGTACCATGGAAGAGTTGCAGGCAGCCATTCAAGCTGCTATTGCTCACTGCAAAAATTCAATTGCAACAGAAGAAAAACTCAAATGCTGA